A genomic window from Lotus japonicus ecotype B-129 chromosome 1, LjGifu_v1.2 includes:
- the LOC130728257 gene encoding mediator of RNA polymerase II transcription subunit 12-like isoform X1 has protein sequence MQRYHAGNCTSAVNNSTIGGPSTRDIGRTDPSSLPANFPISSRRQPPLYSYKLKCDKEPLNSRLGPPDFHPQTPNCPEETLTREYLQSGYRDTVEGLEEAREISLTQVPNFNKSIVLNCKEAIRKRLRAINESRVQKRKAGQVYGVALSGSQLTKPGVFPEQRPCPEDFRKKWIEGLSQQHKRLRTLADPVPHYRRKSVLEVLIRNNVPLLRATWFIKVTYLNLQVRPGSASVPFGTNDKTQLSCSELWTKDVIEYMQTLMDEFFSKNTSHSTPHCQDRSSQMPYSAPLQHRSDQLLSVFNGEEPSLHFRWWYIVRLLQWNHAEGLILPSLVIDWVLHKLQEKQLLEIWQLLLPIIYGFLEVVVLSQTYVRTLAGAALRIIRDPAPGGSDLVDNSRRAYTTTALIEMLRYLILVAPETFVALDCFPLPSSVVSHAINDGHFVLKATEAAGKIKNSSEDIVSVFRNKGLDAQYQSLAFDYVISCIQKHANDLSEAVSPGCPGHCLAKAAQALDKSLLLGDTYGAYRFLFEGFCNGTVSEGWVVKVSPCLRLSLKWFATVNTSLICSVFFLCEWATCDFRDFRTTPPSDIKFTGKKDLSQVHIAVRLLKMKLRDMQIAPRKKNGNTHRVSYLAKCSSQKNNWNSMTNASKIKTSSKTMDQSIYSSVIFESPGPLHDIIVCWIDQHMVQKGEGRRRLHLLMVELIRAGIFYPLAYARQLIVSGIMDMNVNAVDIERQKRHSRILKQLPGNFIRDALEESGIIEGPLLIEALQVYLNERRLLLRGSLSENHVNATSAESSAVKQKHCASSTKDGASTVSNDLLKTVPSILSSKIVKDDTSVEELKKVISELLQLPKNLSNLSTTGLDESQGSVRSPIRSHSKIDLAEATPGCEECTRAKKQKLSEERGSFAQADSLVLADDEETWWMKKGLKPAEPLKVDQPLKTTKQVTKTRQKSVRKTQSLAHLAASRIEGSQGASTSHMCDNKVKCPHHGTSRDGVTVKSVDGIRTSNSEDIISAGRALKCLRFIEKKEITVWLITVVRQLIEETEKNVGKVGQFGRSFATVDDRSSIRWKLGEDELYALLYLMDISDDLVSAVKFLLWLLPKVYGSLNSTIHSGRSVLILPRNVENQVCDIGEAFLLSSLRRYENILAAADLIPEALSSLMRRAASIIASNGRVSGSGALVFARHLLRKYSSVVSVIEWEKSFKTTCDKRLASELDSGRSVDGEFGLPLGVPAGVEDPDNFFRQKTSGGRLPSRVASSMRDVVQRHVEDAFHYLFGKDRKLFAAATPKVSALEKWDNGYQIAQQIVIGLIDCIRQTGGAAQEGDPSLVTSAVSAIVGSVGPTLAILPDFSASNNHSNMSLATSSLNYAKCLLRMHITCLCLLKEALGERHSCVFEIALATEASTALAGVFTPSKTSRAQFQMSPETHDTSTISNDAANNSSKIVVARSTKIATAVSALLVGAVVYGVTSLERIVTILRLKEGLNVIQFVRSTRSNSNGSARSAGAFKVDSSVEVHVHWFRLLVGNCRTICEGLVVDLLGEPSIVALSRMQRMLPLSLVFPPAYSIFAFVMWRSFIMNANVAVREDINQLYQSLTIALSDAIRHMPFRDVCFNDSQCLYDLMAADTCDAEFATLLELNGSNMHLNSKAFVPLRARLFLNAMIDCKMPQSFCTKDDGGRTAGRGKSKIHFTDSESKLQDKLIDILDALQPAKFHWQWVELRLLLNEQALIEKLETHDMSLADAIKLSSPSSEKAGASENENNFIEIILTRLLVRPDAAPLFSELIRRFGKSLEDSMLLQAKWFLGGQDVLFGRKTIRQRLINIAETKGFSVKTRLSEPWGWCSPCPDPITVKGKKRKFDSVSLEEGEVNEEEVDVKKSTKGFSQVIDSEGSSSKQQQGTERALLELIIPCIDQSSDESRNSFANDLIKQLSYIEYQIAAVTRVPGKLVASSPPVIEGQGTKANSRRSLRGSSPGLARRQTVPTDSCPPPSPTALRVSMSLRMQLLMRFLPTLCTDREPSVRNMRHTLASVILRLLNSQVVHEAAGISGNAMHCSLPRVEAESLSEAAFSASFVDSSVEGLFDRLLLILHGLLSSSPPSWLRLKPVSKTTIEPTREFSGFDREFLETLQNHLDCTQLPDTVRWRIQAAMPVLPPSTRCSFSCQPPTIPISALAPLQYSITNSGFNSSSSTMRNQVPLSKSTASGKSKQQDNDLEVDPWTLLEDDAGSCPSAGNTATIGSGDRVNIRAASWLKGAVRVRRTDLTYVGAMDEDS, from the exons ATGCAAAGGTATCATGCTGGCAACTGCACTAGTGCAGTCAATAACAGTACAATTGGTGGGCCATCAACTAGGGACATTGGAAGAACTGATCCATCATCCTTGCCAGCTAACTTTCCTATAAGTTCAAG GCGCCAACCACCGTTATACTCATACAAGTTGAAGTGTGATAAAGAACCTCTGAACTCTAG GCTTGGGCCCCCAGACTTTCACCCCCAAACACCAAATTGCCCTGAGGAGACTCTGACCAGAGAATATTTGCAATCTGGATATAGGGACACAGTTGAGGGGCTTGAG GAAGCTAGAGAAATTTCACTGACCCAGGTTCCGAATTTTAACAAGTCAATTGTCCTTAATTGCAAAGAG GCCATTAGAAAACGTCTAAGGGCCATAAATGAATCTCGTGTTCAGAAGCGGAAG GCTGGTCAAGTCTATGGAGTGGCTCTTTCAGGATCACAACTCACGAAGCCTGGTGTTTTCCCTGAACAAAGGCCATGTCCTGAAGACTTCCGGAAGAAATGGATTGAG GGATTATCTCAACAGCACAAGCGATTACGTACTTTGGCTGATCCTGTCCCTCATTATAGAAGGAAATCAGTATTAGAGGTTCTTATTAGGAATAATGTTCCTTTGCTGAGGGCTACGTGGTTCATAAAGGTTACTTACCTCAATCTG CAGGTTCGTCCTGGTTCTGCCAGTGTTCCTTTTGGGACTAATGATAAAACTCAGTTGTCTTGTTCTGAGCTTTGGACCAAAGATGTTATTGAATACATGCAAACTCTTATGGATGAATTTTTCTCCAAAAATACATCTCATTCTACTCCTCACTGTCAAGATCGATCATCCCAAATGCCTTATAGTGCACCGCTTCAGCACAGAAGTGACCAATTACTATCTGTTTTTAATGGTGAAGAACCATCTTTACATTTTAGATGGTGGTATATTGTTCGGCTTCTGCAATGGAATCATGCTGAAGGGTTGATTCTTCCTTCTCTTGTCATTGACTGGGTTTTGCATAAACTACAG GAAAAGCAATTGCTTGAGATTTGGCAGCTGCTATTGCCTATTATATATGGCTTTTTAGAAGTTGTTGTTCTATCTCAGACATATGTACGCACTCTCGCTGGAGCAGCTCTTCGTATTATTCGTGACCCCGCTCCTGGTGGATCAGATCTAGTAGATAATTCCCGGAGGGCATATACGACTACTGCTCTGATTGAGATGCTCCGGTATTTAATACTTGTGGCACCGGAGACTTTCGTTGCTTTGGATTGCTTTCCTTTACCATCCTCTGTAGTCTCACATGCAATAAATGATGGGCATTTTGTACTTAAAGCAACTGAAGCTGCAGGAAAGATAAAAAATAGTTCAGAAGATATTGTGTCTGTATTTAGAAATAAAGGCCTTGATGCACAATACCAGTCATTGGCATTTGATTATGTTATTTCATGCATTCAAAAGCATGCAAATGATCTCTCAGAGGCTGTAAGTCCAGGGTGTCCGGGTCACTGTCTGGCTAAAGCTGCACAGGCCTTGGATAAATCTCTTTTACTTGGTGATACATATGGGGCATACAGATTTCTTTTTGAAGGATTTTGTAATGGAACTGTATCTGAAGGTTGGGTTGTAAAAGTCAGCCCTTGCTTAAGGTTATCGCTGAAGTGGTTTGCGACTGTAAATACATCACTTATTTGTTCTGTGTTTTTCCTTTGTGAATGGGCAACATGCGATTTCAGGGATtttaggaccacacctccttcTGACATAAAGTTCACAGGTAAGAAAGATCTTTCCCAAGTGCATATAGCAGTCAGACTTTTAAAGATGAAGCTGAGGGATATGCAGATTGCACCAAGAAAAAAGAATGGAAACACTCATAGAGTCAGTTATTTAGCAAAGTGTTCAAGTCAGAAGAATAATTGGAATTCTATGACCAATGCATCCAAAATAAAAACTAGTTCAAAAACTATGGATCAGAGTATCTATTCTTCAGTCATATTTGAAAGCCCAGGTCCTCTACATGATATTATAGTTTGTTGGATTGATCAGCATATGGTGCAAAAAGGGGAAGGCCGCAGACGCTTACATCTACTTATGGTGGAACTCATACGTGCAGGCATCTTTTACCCTTTAGCATATGCGCGCCAGCTGATAGTGAGTGGGATCATGGATATGAATGTAAATGCGGTTGACATAGAGAGACAAAAGAGGCATAGTCGAATCTTGAAGCAGCTTCCTGGTAACTTCATTCGTGATGCTTTGGAAGAATCGGGGATTATTGAAGGGCCACTGCTTATTGAAGCCTTACAAGTTTACTTGAATGAGCGACGCCTTTTACTTCGTGGTTCCTTGAGTGAGAACCATGTCAATGCCACTAGTGCCGAATCTTCTGCTGTTAAGCAAAAACACTGTGCATCTTCAACAAAAGATGGAGCTTCTACAGTGTCAAATGATCTGTTGAAAACTGTTCCTTCTATATTATCTTCTAAAATTGTAAAGGATGACACTAGTGTTGAAGAACTGAAGAAAGTCATCTCAGAACTGTTACAGCTACCAAAAAATTTATCTAATTTGAGCACTACTGGATTGGATGAATCTCAAGGCAGTGTTAGAAGTCCAATTAGGTCTCACAGCAAGATTGATCTTGCGGAGGCTACGCCTGGGTGTGAAGAATGTACAAGAGCAAAGAAACAAAAATTGAGTGAGGAAAGAGGTTCCTTTGCTCAAGCTGATTCTCTAGTACTTGCTGATGATGAAGAGACGTGGTGGATGAAGAAGGGGCTGAAGCCAGCGGAGCCTCTGAAAGTTGATCAACCACTTAAGACAACCAAGCAGGTTACTAAGACTCGGCAAAAATCCGTACGTAAAACCCAGAGTCTTGCTCATCTGGCAGCTTCTAGAATTGAGGGTAGCCAAGGGGCATCAACAAGTCACATGTGTGATAATAAGGTAAAGTGCCCTCACCATGGAACATCTAGGGATGGAGTTACGGTAAAGTCTGTTGATGGAATTCGAACTAGTAACTCTGAGGATATTATTTCAGCTGGAAGAGCACTGAAATGCCTGCGCTTTATTGAAAAAAAGGAAATAACAGTTTGGCTGATTACTGTAGTTAGACAGCTTATCGAAGAGACTGAAAAAAATGTTGGTAAAGTTGGTCAGTTTGGCAGGTCTTTTGCTACTGTGGATGATAGAAGTTCAATACGATGGAAACTTGGTGAGGATGAACTTTATGCTTTACTTTATCTGATGGATATCTCGGATGATTTAGTATCGGCTGTCAAGTTCCTCCTGTGGTTGCTCCCAAAGGTTTACGGTAGCCTGAATTCTACAATTCATAGTGGAAGGAGTGTTTTAATTCTGCCAAGGAATGTGGAGAACCAAGTCTGTGATATTGGGGAGGCTTTTCTGTTATCGTCACTGAGAAG GTATGAGAACATCCTTGCTGCAGCAGATCTTATTCCTGAAGCTCTGTCATCTTTAATGCGTCGTGCTGCGTCTATTATAGCATCTAATGGGAGAGTTTCAGGCTCAGGAGCCCTAGTTTTTGCTCGTCATCTATTGAGAAAATATAGCAGTGTGGTCAGTGTCATTGAGTGGGAGAAAAGTTTCAAGACTACATGCGATAAGAGGCTTGCTTCTGAACTTGATTCTGGACGATCAGTTGATGGAGAGTTTGGGCTTCCCCTTGGCGTTCCTGCAGGAGTTGAGGACCCTGACAATTTTTTCCGTCAGAAGACAAGTGGCGGACGATTGCCATCCAGAGTAGCTTCAAGCATGAGAGATGTTGTACAGCGTCATGTGGAAGATGCATTTCATTATCTTTTTGGAAAAGACAGAAAGCTCTTTGCTGCTGCTACACCAAAAGTTTCTGCTTTAGAAAAATGGGATAATGGATATCAAATTGCTCAACAAATAGTTATTGGTCTGATAGATTGCATAAGGCAGACTggtggtgctgctcaagaaggTGATCCCTCTTTGGTCACTTCTGCTGTTTCTGCCATTGTTGGTAGCGTTGGTCCTACTTTAGCAATATTGCCTGATTTTTCAGCTAGCAATAATCATTCCAATATGTCATTGGCAACAAGTTCATTGAACTATGCTAAATGCCTCCTGCGAATGCATATAACTTGTTTGTGCTTGCTCAAGGAAGCCTTGGGAGAACGCCATAGTTGTGTATTTGAGATTGCTCTTGCAACAGAAGCTTCTACTGCTCTTGCGGGAGTTTTTACTCCAAGTAAAACATCTCGAGCTCAATTTCAAATGTCACCTGAAACTCATGACACTAGTACTATTTCAAATGATGCTGCAAACAACTCTAGTAAAATTGTGGTTGCAAGATCAACAAAAATTGCTACTGCTGTTTCTGCACTTCTTGTTGGTGCAGTTGTGTATGGTGTCACCAGCTTGGAGAGAATTGTAACCATTCTCAGATTAAAGGAGGGCCTGAATGTAATACAATTTGTGAGAAGCACAAGATCCAATTCAAATGGAAGTGCACGTTCAGCTGGGGCCTTTAAGGTAGACAGTTCAGTTGAAGTTCATGTCCATTGGTTTAGATTGCTTGTTGGAAACTGCAGAACCATCTGTGAAGGCTTAGTGGTGGATCTCTTGGGTGAACCATCCATTGTAGCTCTTTCAAGGATGCAACGCATGCTTCCTCTAAGTTTGGTCTTTCCACCTGCCTATTCAATATTTGCGTTTGTTATGTGGCGGTCCTTCATTATGAATGCTAATGTAGCAGTTCGTGAAGACATAAACCAACTTTATCAGTCTCTAACAATTGCCTTAAGTGATGCAATAAGACATATGCCTTTTCGAGATGTATGTTTTAATGACTCTCAGTGTCTTTATGATCTTATGGCTGCAGATACATGTGATGCAGAGTTTGCGACTTTGCTAGAGTTGAATGGCTCCAACATGCATTTAAACTCGAAGGCATTTGTTCCCCTTCGTGCTAGGCTGTTTTTAAATGCTATGATTGATTGTAAGATGCCACAATCCTTTTGTACAAAGGATGATGGAGGCCGTACTGCTGGGCGTGGTAAATCTAAAATTCATTTTACAGATAGTGAATCTAAGCTTCAGGATAAGCTTATAGATATTTTGGATGCTCTGCAACCTGCCAAATTTCATTGGCAATGGGTTGAACTCAGGCTTCTTTTAAACGAACAAGCCCTCATTGAAAAACTGGAGACACATGATATGTCCTTAGCTGATGCTATAAAGTTGTCTTCACCTAGTTCAGAGAAGGCTGGCGCTTCTGAGAATGagaacaattttattgaaataattCTGACAAGGTTACTAGTTAGACCTGATGCTGCACCCCTTTTCTCAGAGTTGATTCGTCGTTTCGGGAAGTCACTAGAGGATTCTATGTTGTTGCAGGCTAAATGGTTCCTTGGAGGTCAAGATGTTCTATTTGGTCGTAAGACCATTAGGCAACGACTAATTAACATTGCAGAGACCAAAGGATTTTCTGTTAAAACCCGGTTGTCGGAGCCCTGGGGTTGGTGCAGCCCATGTCCTGATCCAATAACTGTGAAGGGGAAAAAACGGAAATTTGATTCTGTTTCTcttgaagaaggagaagttAATGAAGAGGAGGTAGATGTGAAAAAGTCCACAAAGGGGTTCTCTCAAGTAATTGACTCTGAAGGCTCAAGCAGTAAACAGCAGCAAGGCACTGAGAGGGCTCTTCTTGAGTTAATTATTCCTTGCATAGATCAAAGCTCTGATGAATCTCGTAATTCCTTTGCAAATGATTTGATCAAACAATTAAGTTATATTGAGTATCAAATAGCTGCAGTTACTCGTGTGCCAGGTAAGCTGGTGGCAAGTTCTCCTCCTGTAATTGAAGGGCAGGGAACTAAAGCAAATAGCCGCAGATCTTTAAGAGGTAGCAGCCCTGGATTAGCCAGACGTCAAACAGTTCCGACAGATTCTTGTCCCCCACCTTCCCCTACAGCTTTACGTGTCTCAATGTCATTGCGTATGCAGTTACTCATGAGATTTCTTCCTACTCTTTGCACAGACAG GGAGCCCTCTGTGCGGAACATGAGACACACACTTGCCTCTGTAATTCTTCGCCTACTTAATAGTCAGGTGGTTCATGAGGCTGCAGGCATTTCAGGGAATGCTATGCACTGCTCTCTGCCGAGAGTAGAGGCCGAATCACTTTCTGAAGCTGCTTTTTCTGCTTCTTTTGTAGATTCTTCTGTTGAGGGCCTGTTTGATcgtttgttgttgattttgcatGGATTGTTGAGTAGTAGTCCTCCAAGTTGGCTTAGGTTGAAACCTGTTTCAAAGACAACTATTGAACCTACAAGGGAGTTTTCAGGATTTGATCGAGAGTTTTTGGAAACTTTGCAG AATCACTTGGATTGTACACAACTGCCTGATACTGTCCGGTGGCGTATCCAAGCTGCGATGCCTGTACTCCCTCCCTCTACGCGGTGTTCTTTCTCGTGCCAGCCACCAACTATCCCAATTTCTGCTCTTGCACCTCTTCAATACAGCATTACAAATTCTGGGTTTAACTCCAGCAGCTCCACTATGAGAAACCAGGTTCCATTATCAAAATCCACAGCATCAGGGAAGTCAAAACAACAGGACAATGAtctggaagttgacccttgGACACTTTTAGAAGATGATGCTGGATCTTGCCCTTCTGCAGGTAATACCGCCACCATAGGAAGCGGAGACCGCGTTAATATTCGAGCTGCCAGCTGGCTTAAAGGGGCCGTAAGGGTGAGACGAACCGACCTTACATATGTCGGTGCCATGGACGAGGATAGTTGA